One Aegilops tauschii subsp. strangulata cultivar AL8/78 chromosome 7, Aet v6.0, whole genome shotgun sequence genomic window carries:
- the LOC109779155 gene encoding uncharacterized protein isoform X2, translated as MVIVGSHVREVEVITPRSRDVGRSDAKTGTEVMEDAGQQSAQQGKELGKRDQRGKEQAMALNAGLSFASTLLTAEEDKDQQPMDAIWCCVQQVLGDTSPEEQ; from the exons ATGGTGATCGTGGGCAGCCATGTTCGAGAGGTGGAG GTTATCACACCCCGTAGTCGTGACGTCGGGCGGAGCGACGCAAAGACTGGAACGGAAGTCATGGAAGACGCCGGCCAGCAATCAG CCCAGCAGGGGAAAGAATTGGGCAAGCGAGACCAGCGGGGGAAGGAACAGGCCATGGCCTTAAACGCTGGCTTGTCGTTTGCTTCAACGTTGCTTACAGCTGAAGAAGACAAAGACCAGCAGCCGATGGACGCCATCTGGTGTTGTGTACAACAGGTTCTGGG AGATACCTCTCCAGAAGAACAATGA
- the LOC109779155 gene encoding uncharacterized protein isoform X1 gives MVIVGSHVREVEVITPRSRDVGRSDAKTGTEVMEDAGQQSAQQGKELGKRDQRGKEQAMALNAGLSFASTLLTAEEDKDQQPMDAIWCCVQQVLGYGRMHWLRKAIGIHMIVNNLSFSSCSCRDWLQRYLSRRTMRMLLVLSNLIR, from the exons ATGGTGATCGTGGGCAGCCATGTTCGAGAGGTGGAG GTTATCACACCCCGTAGTCGTGACGTCGGGCGGAGCGACGCAAAGACTGGAACGGAAGTCATGGAAGACGCCGGCCAGCAATCAG CCCAGCAGGGGAAAGAATTGGGCAAGCGAGACCAGCGGGGGAAGGAACAGGCCATGGCCTTAAACGCTGGCTTGTCGTTTGCTTCAACGTTGCTTACAGCTGAAGAAGACAAAGACCAGCAGCCGATGGACGCCATCTGGTGTTGTGTACAACAGGTTCTGGGGTATGGTAGGATGCATTGGCTGAGGAAAGCAATAGGCATACACATGATAGTCAACAATCTCTCATTCTCTTCTTGTTCATGTCGTGACTGGTTGCAGAGATACCTCTCCAGAAGAACAATGAG GATGCTCCTAGTGTTATCCAATTTAATCAGGTAG